Below is a window of Rhodamnia argentea isolate NSW1041297 chromosome 11, ASM2092103v1, whole genome shotgun sequence DNA.
CGTTAGAGAACTAAAACAGACTAAGCGAAAGTTGTGTGTGAGAACATGTCAAATTGATTGTTTAGACAAAAGGTGTGTTTGCAGCTAATTCTtcgttaaaaattttgaagctgTCTTAAGTTCAATTATTGTATGGCAAACCCTCAGTTGTTTCGAGAGTATCCTACCGCTCCGATGCAGATTTGGACTCCTGAAAATCGTCGACATCCTTGGAGAAGAAGGCATTGCTCGTCTTTTTGTATAGACTGCAGAGCTTTCATCAAGTACAAAATGCATGTTCCATGACTACATCCATCCAGCTTGTCTACGTTTGAGTCTGGACAGCAAATAGCCAAAAAAACGCTTCATCGTGCTTTTGGGTACATTCATCCTGCACAAACCCTTTCAATTACCCAGAAGTCGCGCACTTAGTATGATCATGCTCCTCTCTGTTCTCTGTGAACGGGGAAGGGGTCTTTGCCCAAGCTTTCCTTGTATATCCCTCCTCTTGGAATCGAGAGCGTGTGGTTTTCAATCCTAGCGGTACTTTAGAGATCACTAGTTGTTCCCAAATCGCTGTTTCTGATGGATTCGCTCCACTTTAAGAACATCAAAGTTGAGTAAAGGGCATACAGAAGAACTGTGAAGTGCTGTCAACTGAGAAAGATTGCCAGTTTGTACAGGATCATGGAGATCTGTGCTGTTGGTGTTACTCTCGAGGTTTTCCATTCAGCTGCCGATGCCGTTCCAATGCGGATTCGGACTTTACAGACAACTGTAAATTTGCTCCAGGAAAAGCGTCATAGGAATTACAAACTGTCTCTTTTCGTCACAGGAATTACAAAAGCTATCTCatcccaggaaaaaaaaaaaaaaacttcaaacggTATCTCAATGCGAGTGGATTTTCGAACGGGAGCTTTTGCACTTGCTATTAACATATGATAACACTCCCAATAGAAAAATTGGATCTTTCTTCGCCTCTTTTTCCATCAGATTGCAGACTTTTTTGCTGCATCTGAGCACTGAAATTTTGGAAGAGGGACCGAAAGGGTCAGTGGAATGCACCATTTTTATATGAAGCACATCAGACTTTACAGACCAACTTGGAGATCTAGATTAGGTTCACTTTTGAGTTTAGCGTGTAATTTGTTGCTTTCAATATGTGCAACTAGAGGTCTGGTGTATGCTTTCTCAAGTGGATTTGCTTTCAATAATGACCAGCTAAACTTGTCGGGCCATGAGAAGTCCGTCAATGTAGATCTGACCGGGGACTCTGCAAGGGTGGCTCTGCCCATTGGACTTGAGTCACGAGCAAATGAATAACAGCAGAAAAAATACTCGCATACTTGCATGTTGCAGCTCTTGAAAGGTCTTGTACGTAGGCACACAATTATATAGGCAAGCATGGAATACGTCGGCGAAGCAAATTTGTTCTATAACTATGCTTGAATTTCTGTAATTCTGACCCCATATTGTTTGGTCAGTTTTCCTACTGATAATTTTCGTTCGCTATCATTCCACATCACGGGACTTAGCGTTGCCAGAGTTTTGGGGGGCAAAAGTTGTTATCAAAGCTGAAGCAGAAGAGAGCAAGAGAAGGGTTTCATCTCTGTTGTAAGCATAACTTTAATGATTAAGAGCTTTATTGGATGTAATGCTCTGGGAACAGGCACCTCGCCTTCAAATTCGGCTGCGAGTGGCTAATATCTCAACTAGGCACAGCATCAAAGACTCAGTCCAAATCAACCATAGGACGTCCTGTAAGAATCTCCCTCCTTGTAAGTATGTGCCGGCCGACTTTCTAAATACAGGTTTAGAAAGTTTGCTTGATATGTCTGGACAAAAAACGTCAACTACAAAGTTGAAGCCGCGTTATGAGTCATGGACacaatcctaaaatttgaaaatgtatctttctttctatttaaaTTCAACACTAAAAATCACTAAAAGTATCTAAACTCGCAAACCTGTCACTTGTCAGGCTGCCTAAAGACAAATAACTAAATGCACAAACCTCTTGAATGACAGCCTCACAGATGTGGATGCTTGCTTCTGATCTTATTCACTGGGATGCAAAACACCGCCAAATGCCCTTAGCCTCCGATGCCTTTGTTAATGCGATATGAATAATTGCTGCGGCCCAATCGACCGAGACAGGACAACTTCCTTAGGGAGAATCGGACTCAAACTTGACCCCAAAGACGAGTAAGGACACAGCATCTCAGCCAAATCTGATTTCTTGCGCCTGCAGCAAGCTTGTTATTGTGATCCGGAGAACCATAAGTACCCCACAATCTTCTGCAAAATATCAATACCCTATTCTAAACTTTCAAATATCATCTGTCAGCCGAAACAATGTTTTCTGATGCTAACATGCCCTCTGCCAAAACTATTGTATCCACAGCAGCTTCCATCGCTGCTTCAACGATGGTCGTCCGGTCTCTACTTCGCGATCTTGTACCATATGAACTGCAATATTACTTATTTAGGAGCATCCAGGGCTTCTTCAAGTCTTTTTCCTCTGAAGTGAGTGTAGTCATTGAAGAATTCGATGGCCTAGCCGGCAACCAAATATACAAGGCCGCGGAACTTTACTTGGGTAGCAAAATATCTCCAACAACTCAGTCTTATAGAGTCTGTTTGCCGGTAAAAGGAACAAAGATGTGTGTTTTCATGGCAAAGAATCAAGAAGTAACAGATGTCTTCAAAGGAGTGAACTTCAAATGGAGACAGATTACCAGAGAAGTTGAATTGAAGCAGATGACACACGAAGGCCGGCAATCCCAGCTGTCGGAAGTGCGGTATTATCAGCTGAAGTTTCACAAGAAGCACAAGGATTTGGTCTTCAATTCTTACTTCCCTTTCATACTAAAAGAGGGGTATAATGTGCAAGAAGCACGGAAAACCTTGAAACTGTATACTTTGCAAAGTGATTACTTTCGAGGATACCCTTGCATGGAAGATTCATGGCTTTCCGTGAACCTTCACCATCCATCTACATTCGACACATTGGCGATGGATTCAGAcctcaagaagaaaataatggagGACCTCGATAGGTTCGTGACGAGGAAGGACTATTATGGGAGAGTCGGGAAGGCGTGGAAAAGGGGTTATTTACTGTACGGTCCGCCGGGCACTGGGAAATCGAGCTTGGTGGCTGCGATGGCCAATTATCTGAATTTCAGTATCTATGACCTGGAACTGACAAACATCTCCCATAACTCTCAGCTGCGGAAAGTGTTGTTGGCAACTGAAGACAAATCCATACTTGTCGAGGACATAGATTGCAGCCTCGACTTGAAAGATCAACAAGCAGAAAACGAAACGCCAGCTCCAATTGGTAAACGTCCCTCACCTCGACAAACCCAGGTAAATGCAAACTATAGCTTACTCTTTTGATACATATGCCCTCAAGCTCCTTTGAAAATGCATTGAATGGTTGTTGAAAGGGCCTTTTCACTTAATGATCTGCCTCTTCCTGGACATTTCCTCGTCTAATGAGGTTTCTTCTTGCTCACAGGTGACATTGTCAGGACTTCTCAACTTCATAGATGGGTTATGGTCAAGCTGCGGCGATGCAAGAATCATAGTGTTCACGACCAATCACAAAGAAAAGCTTGACCCTGCTTTGTTGCGGCCGGGACGAATGGACATGCACATTCACATGTCATACTGCACCCCTTATGGGTTCAAAACGCTGGCGGCTAATTACCTCAGCACGACTGACCACCCACTTTTTCCTGAAATTGAAGAGCTAATGAAGTCAGCGTTTGTCACCCCGGCCGAAGTCGGGGAGCAACTGCTGAAGATTGATGATCCTGACATGGCCCTACAAGGACTGCTCGGATTTCTCTATACGAATAGGAGGGAAAATTCCCAGTAGGACCATAAAAGAGACAGCAAAGATAAGTTAGAGAACTAGTGCAAACTAGACGAAAGTTGTGTGTGAGACCATGCTGGATCGATTgtttagaaaaagaaaggcaCGTTTGCAGCTAATTTTTCGTCAATTTTTGAAGTCATCTTTAAGTTTGATATTTGCACGGCGAACCATCAGTTTTTTCGGGAATATCCTACTGTTCCAATGCAAATTCGGACTCTTGAAAATCGTCGACATACTCGGAGAAGAAGGCATTGCTCATCTTTTCATATAGATTGTAGAGTTTTCATCATGGACAAAATGCACATTCCATGACTACATCCATCCAGCTTGTCTATGTTCGAGTCTGGACAGCAAATAGCAATTTCTACCAAAAGTCCAGAACTTTGTCAGATTTAGAAGGCTTCGTTGGTAATACATATCGGATGGATCCGTCATCAAGAATGAGCGCGCCCAGCCATTAAGGAGGATTGAAGTCTGCGAGGAAATATTCAGAGGGCTTTAAGTTTACACGCTGCCTAATCAGCCGATGTGATGTATGACAACATTCTTGATTACCATGGCATATATGACATTCTTGATCTTTGTTGGTTATATGTGGGATGAAGATTAAGCGACACGCGACACGGACCTCTATAACTATCTATTGCTATCACAAGTCTACAAAAGAAAATTCCCGATGAATCAGTAAAATTTACGTATTTATGTGTTGCTATTTTGGTCGGAAGTTAAAAGATTATTGCGACAGGCAATtgaattttgttattatttggTGTATGTGATGATTTGTTACGaagattttatatttaattatttgaagATGACAGTGGTGCATATTCCTTTAAGAGCGAGTATTTTCTTTAAGTTTAGTTCAGCAAAAGTGCAAGAGACAGAAGTTTTATTGAAAATCATCATATGTGCATGTATTTTCTTTCTGGAAGTACAAAATATTTTACCGACAGAGGTCAAGGCAGATTATCATTTATCACACCCCATGTCAATTGATAACTCAACCGGAGACAATCACTCTCATGTTTTATCGTAACTTCCCTGTTTATCCCTCCCTCTTTTTCTTCAATTCTATCTTTCAATAAACAAATCGAGACAGTCAAGAGGAGGCAGAGATTGGATGAGGTGAATCAAACATGTTGAAAGATCCACCTACCTATTCTTAGTGGAGCACCATAACTCAGAGCTGAGCACCTATTCATGTTcccaaaaagggaaagacaaagtAAAACCTTTCTACTAAAACCTTTCTACTCCAAGTCTCCAAGCATCAAGAAGTGTCCACAAGTCAACCCTGTCAGAAATTTTCTCCAACTGAGTTGGACAAAATCGCTGACTTATATGATGGGATCAGGCCAACTCAGAGCGTGATTAGATCAGCCAAATTTGATTTCACCATGATGGTTTTTCATGGGAtgtctttcctctttttctgcTAATATCTCCTGAAATGGAACGAAAAATGGTATTTTTCGACATCTGCAGAAGGTCAAGGGAGAGACCCAGTTTAGCCTTTTAGTTTTTTTGCTCCTTTTTTCTAGTCTTGGAAACAAAAGAGTTGGTTTTGTTAGTTGGTGAATTTGCGTGGGAAGAGAGCACAGAAAACAAACCTTCCAACGGAGTGGCTTGCATTtcggtttctctctctctctctctccccctctctctgtaCAGGTTGTCGCGGCCGTCCTCAGAATTTCAGAGATATATTCGGGATCATAGATAAACTTTCTCTTTCAGGCTCCCTAAATTCTTGTCCAGAaaggtatctctctctctctctctctctctaaaaaaagcATCTTCCTTTTTTGGTTTGTGTCTTTCAATCGATGTGCATCTTCTTGAGTGGAGATAATTCCTagatatttcatcatttttggcAACccatttgggaattttttagcTGGTACGATTGCTTAGAACTCCCACTCGATCCTTTCATGGAAAAAGCTCAT
It encodes the following:
- the LOC115735679 gene encoding protein HYPER-SENSITIVITY-RELATED 4-like, yielding MFSDANMPSAKTIVSTAASIAASTMVVRSLLRDLVPYELQYYLFRSIQGFFKSFSSEVSVVIEEFDGLAGNQIYKAAELYLGSKISPTTQSYRVCLPVKGTKMCVFMAKNQEVTDVFKGVNFKWRQITREVELKQMTHEGRQSQLSEVRYYQLKFHKKHKDLVFNSYFPFILKEGYNVQEARKTLKLYTLQSDYFRGYPCMEDSWLSVNLHHPSTFDTLAMDSDLKKKIMEDLDRFVTRKDYYGRVGKAWKRGYLLYGPPGTGKSSLVAAMANYLNFSIYDLELTNISHNSQLRKVLLATEDKSILVEDIDCSLDLKDQQAENETPAPIGKRPSPRQTQVTLSGLLNFIDGLWSSCGDARIIVFTTNHKEKLDPALLRPGRMDMHIHMSYCTPYGFKTLAANYLSTTDHPLFPEIEELMKSAFVTPAEVGEQLLKIDDPDMALQGLLGFLYTNRRENSQ